The following is a genomic window from Desulfobacterales bacterium.
GTCATTGGCCCCAAAAAATTACCGGACCTGGCCAAATCGCTGGGCCGTGCAATGCGGGAATTTAAAAAAGCAACCAATGAATTTAAAGAAACCATCAGCATTGATGAGGATCTTTCGGATGTCAAAAAGGCCTTTGATGATCTGGGCAGTGACATCAAAGATTCCGTAAGCCTGCCAAAAGATACGGCTGAGTTTAAGCGACCCGATGAGCCTGAATCCAAAGAAGATCAAGCCGATAAGGAAACTGAAACCACCGAAAAAGTCGATTCCAAGGACAGAATAAACCAGGCCTTCAAAGAATTGCAGAAAAGTAACAAGGCATCTTCTGAAGACGAAACAGAAAACGGCGCTGACACAAACGGAAAAGAACGGCAAAAGGGATCCGATAAAGATGATCGCTGAAGAAGAAAAAATCCCATTTACCGCTCATCTTGAGGAACTCAGAAGTCGGCTGATTAAAATCTTTATTGCGGTCGGTATCGGTTTTGCGGCTTCTTACGGTTTTAAAGAAAAGTTGTTCGAAATCCTGGTACAGCCTTTGGTTAAGGTGATGGAAGAAGGAGATCACCTGATCTTTACCGGCCTGCCGGAAGCGTTTTTTACCTATCTGAAAGTATCATTGCTGGCCGGTATCATGCTGGCCAGCCCAATCATTTTGTATCAATTCTGGATGTTTGTGGCACCGGGCCTCTACCAAAAAGAGCGGCGGTTGATGGGCCCCATCGTTTTGCTGTCCTCGTTTTTTTTTATCGCCGGCGCACTGTTCGGTTATTATATCGTGTTTCCCTGGGGATTTAAGTTTTTTTTGGGGTTTGCCACCGAATCCATACGCCCCCTGCCCTCCATGAAAGAATACCTGGCGTTTTCCGCCAAATTGCTGTTGGCCTTCGGTCTGGTATTTGAACTGCCCATGGTGCTGACTTTTATGGCGCGTCTGGGTATCGTATCCGTAGATTTTCTGAAACGCAATCGCAAATACGCCCTGCTGCTGTTTTTCGCCGGAGCGGCCATCCTGACCCCACCGGATATCGTCACCCAGGTGATGATGGCCCTGCCGCTGATGGTCATGTATGAGCTCAGTATCTTCGGCGCCCGCATTTTTGGCAAAAAAAAGCAAGAGACCGAAACAGATGACGCCGAACAAAGCGCATCTTAGATTTGACCCAACCGCTTTTTCACTAAAATCAATAAATAATTGTCGTCTTTTCTGGCCAGAGGTGCGTCTCTATATTCGGGCAATCATCATATGCTGTTGCAGGCCTTTTTCTTATTTCAGGAAAATAGTATTAATTATAATAATTTTAAGTTATTACAATGTTTTTGTGCCAAATGTTTAGGATTGACAGAATAGTTTTGGCCTGATAAAGAAATAATCTTATTTTGTGAAATCTCGGGAAAAGGTTAACGTTGAATAAAGGAGGGGAACAGAGAACCATGAATAAAACGCTGTGGATTTTGGTTGTTGTTGGCTGTGCGAGCTTATTTCTTGCTGCCGGAATTTATGCCAAAAAGGTTCCGGATGTTATTCCATTGGAAGATCCGGCATATAAAGAGCATAAAAAAGGGGTTGTCCAATTTACCCATGGAAAACACCAGGCGGATTATGCCAAAGAGTACCCGGATCTTTACGCAAGGGGATGCGGTGAATGCCATCATGACAAAGACGGCAAGCCGCTTTCCGAACTAAAAGAGGGCGACCCGGTTCAAAAATGTATCGAGTGTCATAAAAAACCCAGTGAAGTGCCCAAAGAACTTAAGAAAAAATGGCGCGAAACAAAGGTTAAAAAAGCCGACCAGAAAAAAATGAAGCTAGAGTATCACGCCGAAGCCCTTCACATGAACTGCCGCGGTTGTCACAAGGCCTTCAACAAAAAATACAAGCCTAAAAAAGCGCCAACGACCTGCGCCAAGTGCCATCCGAAGAAAGAAGGTTAAATAGCCTCACCATCCATAAAAAAGGCGTGCATCATTAAGATGCGCGCCTTTTTTATGTGCAATGACCAAGATTCAATCCATCAATTTTCAAATTTAATATACAATTTGATCTGACAATACGCTGAGTTGCTACACGTTCACAGTATTGCTACTTTTGGGAGGTCTAATTTTTTACAGATACTTATTAGCGATATCGCAAATTAGGTCAAAATTTGCATTCGTTGGAGATATTGCAGATTTTAGATACGCAGATGGTATCACGGTAATGGTGAAACTTTCAATATAAGGAAGGTTCTATATCTTTTTTAAAACGACTGCTGCCCACTCAAGTTCTTCATCACTCCAAGCGGGTTCAAACTGCTGAGCGGCATAAAACCCCATCAAATCTCGCATCTCATGCTTTCGAAAACCGGATAGGACCACCCAACCGTTGGTGTTGGTTAGCCGTACAATCTGAGGATACAGGTTTTTGAGACTCGGATACCGCAGGTTGGCAACCACCATGGCAAAAGCATCGTCAATGGCCTTTATATTGCGATCTGATATGACCAGCCGGTCCTCAAGGTTATTGAGCGTCAGATTCTGGCCGGCTTCTGCAATGGCACAGGGATCGATATCGATGCCCAGTCCCTTTTTCACGCCCAGGCAAACAGCAGCCATCGCCAGAATTCCCGATCCGGTGCCGATGTCCAGCACAGAGCAGTCCGTGCCAAGCCAATTGGGGCGCACCGTCTTTAAAACATATTCAATGGCTCTGACCGACAGTCGCGTGGTCGGATGGCGTCCGCCGCCGAAAGCCGCCCCGGGCTGAATGCGAATAACCACATCATCGGGCGCCGGTTTAAACTCATGCTCTGGTGGTGTGACCACCACAAGCTCTGAAATTCGCACAGGTCTATTAAACGATAATACAAGATACGTGCTGCCGAATTCATAAGTGTATTCCAGTTCACCATTGGCAACCAAATTTTTTAATATGGTTTTGGCACGGGTTTTATCCAGGCCGTAAGTTGCACAGATGGTTTTTTCAAGAAGCTGGGGTGTTAGGCGGTCAGGTGAGGTGGCTACATTTTCTATAATCGCTTCTTCAATCCGCTGAATATCCATTGAACGGTCATCATTTCGCTTTTTGGTGTTGATAGGTGATGGCATTGCGCACCAGGGCCGGTGCCCAGTGCGGGGTGCCTAAAGCGTGGATATGGGTATAGGTGGCCAGGACATTTTTGTAACAGATACCATCCTTGTCCTTGGTAATCCCAACCCCCCGCTGCATGCGAAAAACCAGGTCCTTTTCAGCGCCGCTCCAGCGCAGCACCCGGGAGTAGTGAAATTCGTGACCCCGGATTTCAGCACCCACTTCATAATAGGGGTTTTCGTTTTCAACAGTCACCACCGTGTAGCCGTGACCCTGGGGCCGCGAATAAAAATCAAAGGTTAATGGTAAGACCCCGACCATGGGATAGGATTTTTCCTCGAGTACCAGCTCTTGACCCAGGTACATCAAACCGCCGCATTCAGCGTATATCGGCA
Proteins encoded in this region:
- the tatA gene encoding twin-arginine translocase TatA/TatE family subunit, whose protein sequence is MFGIGMPELLLLLAIALIVIGPKKLPDLAKSLGRAMREFKKATNEFKETISIDEDLSDVKKAFDDLGSDIKDSVSLPKDTAEFKRPDEPESKEDQADKETETTEKVDSKDRINQAFKELQKSNKASSEDETENGADTNGKERQKGSDKDDR
- the tatC gene encoding twin-arginine translocase subunit TatC — protein: MIAEEEKIPFTAHLEELRSRLIKIFIAVGIGFAASYGFKEKLFEILVQPLVKVMEEGDHLIFTGLPEAFFTYLKVSLLAGIMLASPIILYQFWMFVAPGLYQKERRLMGPIVLLSSFFFIAGALFGYYIVFPWGFKFFLGFATESIRPLPSMKEYLAFSAKLLLAFGLVFELPMVLTFMARLGIVSVDFLKRNRKYALLLFFAGAAILTPPDIVTQVMMALPLMVMYELSIFGARIFGKKKQETETDDAEQSAS
- a CDS encoding cytochrome c3 family protein, coding for MNKTLWILVVVGCASLFLAAGIYAKKVPDVIPLEDPAYKEHKKGVVQFTHGKHQADYAKEYPDLYARGCGECHHDKDGKPLSELKEGDPVQKCIECHKKPSEVPKELKKKWRETKVKKADQKKMKLEYHAEALHMNCRGCHKAFNKKYKPKKAPTTCAKCHPKKEG
- a CDS encoding 50S ribosomal protein L11 methyltransferase, with product MDIQRIEEAIIENVATSPDRLTPQLLEKTICATYGLDKTRAKTILKNLVANGELEYTYEFGSTYLVLSFNRPVRISELVVVTPPEHEFKPAPDDVVIRIQPGAAFGGGRHPTTRLSVRAIEYVLKTVRPNWLGTDCSVLDIGTGSGILAMAAVCLGVKKGLGIDIDPCAIAEAGQNLTLNNLEDRLVISDRNIKAIDDAFAMVVANLRYPSLKNLYPQIVRLTNTNGWVVLSGFRKHEMRDLMGFYAAQQFEPAWSDEELEWAAVVLKKI